The Mus caroli chromosome 1, CAROLI_EIJ_v1.1, whole genome shotgun sequence genome has a window encoding:
- the C1H1orf105 gene encoding uncharacterized protein C1orf105 homolog isoform X4: MYLPHLLENPDFISKARKNEHENLSPRNKQLCSTCREYQKVKTVQPKMFIIPDHQKPSSQNSVNHREVSLHSQVQQLNSYNDIPTESISYRLPIIGPRTAVFHRLLSGAYETPRDTQHCAFPRKKGMSKTVKQ, encoded by the exons ATGTATTTGCCACACTTGCTTGAAAATCCAGACTTCATATCAAAG GCTAGAAAGAATGAGCATGAAAACCTGTCGCCCAGAAACAAGCAACTGTGCTCTACATGTCGAGAATATCAAAAAGTGAAAACG GTACAGCCAAAAATGTTCATAATACCCGACCATCAGAAACCATCCTCCCAGAATTCTGTGAATCACAG AGAGGTGAGCCTTCATTCGCAAGTGCAGCAGTTAAACTCCTACAATGATATTCCAACAG AAAGCATTAGCTACAGACTGCCCATCATAGGTCCTAGGACTGCCGTCTTCCACAGGCTGCTGTCAGGTGCCTATGAAACTCCTCGGGATACTCAACACTGTGCCTTtcccagaaagaaaggaatgagcaAGACAGTGAAGCAGTAA